The window TCAACTACGatgtatttataagaatttttctttcaaatgagGAGCGTAATCAAAGGATATTAAATTTCTGAACTGATCGTTACATGCGTTTCCTAAtttatttgatgattaatgaaaaaattctataagatcAGACTGttcatttcaaaaataataaatgaaattaactaaaattattattttttaagacGGACTAGCAGAAACATTGAAACCTATCATATTCAACTTTTGTCAACAACGCTCTCGCTCAACTTTGCTTTCTCCGACCTCGACTCACGAAGCTGCCGCGGCCCGATTTAATACTTTGCCCAAGAAAAGGCGCCTCGAACTCACTGCGTCCCACTTGGAAACCGATGCCGCCTTCGCTCCATGGACCAAACCCCACCGGGACACAAACAAATAACCTATCACGCTTTGTCAATTGTCTCTGCAGTAAAATAGGAGCTCTCGGAACTAAGAGACTGATTAAAGTAATCATTGCACAATTAGTCTCCCATCTCAATTTTGCCATCCTACTTACTTTTCTCTCGTTTGAGATTCTTCATAGAGCAGCTCGACTGTCGAAGCCTCCTCTCTCCTGTCCTGTTTCCCCCATTGAAGTCTCTCACTGTAAAGCCTCATGCCGCACTGCTTTCGCGCAGTCTACGGCATGTTGCTCTTTGCCAGCGTCGGctgccttctcttcctcctctttcaaGCCTCTCAAGCCATGGACTTCCCGGAACTCCCTGCGTTCCCTGCTCCGGCGCCCACTTCCGGAGCCGACTTCGTGGTCTCGCCGACATCAAGAACTCCGCCTGCCTCCGGTCCTGCGCCGGCGCCGCGGGTGGACTCGAGGCCTCTGGAGCCCAAGGAAAAATCGGCTCCGGCAAGCTTGATCCCGTTCATCAGCAGCAGTCCAGCTGTACCGCTCCCGGTGGGAGAGACCGACACGGCCACCATCCTGACATTTCCGACGCAGGGGTCGGACAACCGGGTGCGTATGCTTTTCCTAATTTGCTGTTTCTTTTTCAATAAAGATGACGACGACGACTGAGAAGTGAAATTACGTTGGGCAGGCGGTGGGTGCGTCGTCGTCGTGCGACGCGGTGCGCGTGTCGTCGCTGCTCATCGTGCTCGCCTCTGCTTTGCTCTCGACTCGTGCTGTTTCTTTTCTTTGATGTCCCTTTTTTTTACTCTACTTTTTTGTTGCTGTTTTTTTCTCATCGCTTTGGCTCTTCCACTTTCGAatccatttttttttgtttttatttatataatttggttTTCAAACTGTTCCGATCAAAATGCTTGTGCTTTGTCCTAATCGTTTTCTTACATATTAGTTCTTtccattcaattttatttttcagatGGATAAAAAACGAAGATACAAACGACATCGTTTTCCATTCAAGAACATTAGTTGAATCTTCTTTAACGCTAAATCTTCTTTAACGCTAAATCTTTGAATTTCCGGTTTTCTTCACGACTTCCTAATTTATGAATATGACATCACAGTCAACTCTAACAATATCTCTAACCCTTGGCCGTCATTTCACACCCTATCCTCGTCTTCTTTTGCATTATTGATTGATACCGCCAACTTTTATCTTCCATTATAATTTGCAAACATTTGTGACAGAAGAGGCAAACCGAGGATAGATGTAGATACAAGGATGTTACATGAACacccaagatcacatgcaattaaCAAGATCAGTCCTAACAACAGCAaggatttttttgaaaatttacaaCTAATGTGATAGATTCTTGACAAGTTTATCCGCAAATTATTTGTAAAACAAATCAAATAGTTGACCATATCAATATACCTTGTAAGGATTTTTTTAGTAATTTATCAAAGAGTGCACTCACATTTTCAAATTGATGTAAActattttgatatttatcaaataattattttgatatttaacaaATAACGCATTCAATTATATGTTCTTTTCAATTTACGCTCTtgacaaatttaatttttttttctctgttttttttccttcttctctttcctctctacTATATACAACCTATCTCCTATTTTCTCCCTCACTCTTCTCTTTCCGTTTTCTTTTGCATGCCTGCATAGCGTGGATTTAACATGCAAATTATATAAGACCAACAACATTtcgaatttaattaattttttaataatattttaataccttcaaaaaaacaaaaattgAAACAATCAATTAAAGGCACGATTGAACtccttataattttaaaaatctacgaAATCTAAAATAATTGTAATCTAATATCtctaaatcgatcagtgaatTTTTATCGAAACTCATTGATAGACTTAGTCAAATTCaattaaactcatttcaaattctatgaatttctaagatGGTAAGTAGTCCAACAACCCTTCATTACTTATTTCAATATCTTCAAAaatgttaaaatattatcaaataaatCAGCCCAATGTACGAGTTATGAATGGGAGTCCTTCAATCCATAAACACATTCATTCCATCTCCAACTAAAACCAACCAACCGTACCATATTAgaacaaattctgctaagcttgGTATGATTCTATATCATGCTCACATTAAGAAATAAACATTGGAGGGTACTATTGAACTCCCTAGACAAGTCCGATTAAATCTATTTCAAATTCTATGAATTTATGATATTGTaagaagtccaataatgtccctcattatttatttcaatttttccAATGATgctaaaatattatcaaaaaatcaacCCAACGCGAGATTGATATGAACAATGGGCCAGATATGGATGGAACCATATCAAACCCTATTAGGTAAAAGAAGTCAATCAAATTTAGGATCTTTCCATCCATAAACACGTTCATTCCATCTCCAATTGAAACCAACCAACCACTCAATTTcatctctttcttttatttgtttttgaatttcgTGTAAAAGAAAACTCTTCACATTAATGACCACCCTTTCTTTCCGTGATCTTACAATGAACACGAGTTTTTTCATTGTAAATGAGTACGAAGCAATCAATGAATTCCAATGGTATGGAATCATATAAAACCCACGTTGGGCTAATTTTTCCGATAATATTTTAACATTATTGGAGAAGTTGAAATAAGCAACGTAGACaccgttggactccttgcaatatcAAAAATCCATATAATCTGAAATAAGTCTAGGTCCATAAGTAGATTCCCTAGTCTCCTCTCCTCTTCCATTATTGATCAATGTCCACGGTTCTTCTCATCTATTATAAACATCGTGACAGAAAAGGCATACTGAAGATAGATACAGATAAAAAATGGTACAAGCACCCAATATGGCAAGCAATCGACAAGGTTAGTCACAACAACAGTGTGGATTTCAAAAAATTACAGCTAATGTAAAAGATTCTCCACAAGTTTATCCACAAAATATTAGCAAAACCACAAAATATTAGCAAAACAAATCAAATAGTTGGCCTCATCATTATCTTGCAAGGATTTTCTACATAACAACGTTAATAactttcttatatctttatggAAATGATGATCTTATGCAAGGGCGACAGGTCTCCCTTTCCTTATTCTTCAATTATTCTGTATTCACTAAGCtttggattttggatagtggAGTCACTCGTCATGTCACGTTGGATCTCTCTTTTTCACTAAAACACAATCACCATTGATACCTATTGTTAATTTACCAACTGGATCTACATTTTCAATCACTTCAATTAGGATCGTACCTTTCAATTCTGACATTACATTAGATGATGTTCTAGTGTTCCTAATTTTGCTTTTGTTTATTGAACTTTCAAAATGAAATTCCTAACCAGGGAATTTCTGTAGAGTAACTTTCAGCACAGAATATTGCATATGCATCAGATACTCACAATGCCATAAAGCGAAATTACATGAACCCAATGTTTCTCAATGCATATGATCAAGGAGTGACGCACCTGATGTAGATGGTGTCAAGAAGCCGGCGGGTCCCAGGTATTATTATCGGCAACTCTTCAGTATGCCTCAGATCAGTCTCTTCCGCTGTCGTTGCCACCCCAAAGAACGCCTCTTCCTGGAAAAGGCCCGGCGAGGACGACGGAGAAGGAAAATCTCTTCTAGGAACGCTAATCCATACGCCAAAAATGGACATGGCGGTCTTCACCACCTCATCTTCCTCGACCGCTACCAGCACGACACCTGTGGTACTGGTTGAAGAGGATGAGGAGGTGGAGGCCAACATCGTGTTTGTCAGATTTCTGGAGCATGAATTAGGGTTTTAAAAAGGATTTCTACTCTCCTCGATCTGGCGTTGTGTGGGGTAACCTCGGCGTCGGAAGTGCCTGACGAGGTTGGGATCGAACGGTCTTGTCGATGGAGAAGCGATTCGAGGGTTTGCAGGCGAAGGTGGAGAAGATGTCGTCAACGGATCGACGAAAAGAAAGTGGCGGCGATGAGGAAGAGCACGCCGCCTGTCAGAACCCTAACGAGCATATATATATCCGCTTGTCAAGGTCTCACCGTTTCGCCTTAAATCGGCTTCACCGTTTCGCCTTAAATTAGGTTATTGTCTTCAAATGATATTTTTTACGACAATAATTATACCGTTTATATTCTTGATAAAACAAATAAGACTTCCATTTATATAAAATTTCATATTAACTCATGttccatttattttattatattatattataaaatacttTCATTTCTATCAAATTTCATATTAACGCATGtacatttaatttattatattataatatttgagATCCTCATGAAATACCCATGCTCTCAAATAAggctataaattaatttaatatcttaATAAGTACTTATTTATATTCGTTATGTACATATTGAATTAAATGAAGAATATATACGTTCGCTTCATTAATATTTGATCCGGTCATGAAGGGCCCGATCAATAGGGTGGTCAATGATATGATGGAAGTTAAAATCAAGCTGAGCAATGCCCCGTATCGATGACTGATCGAACGATCCACTTGCCTGACTGGCTCGAAGGGCAGCTGAGTTGATATCAACCCGATGATTACCATAGTTCGGTCGCATACCGAACTTCCGACGCTTAGAACAAGATACACGTCGAGTGGTCAACCCGCTCAGACTCACATTGAGGCTCAGAACCAGTGATCACTCTCAGATATAGCTCAGACAGTGGAGTGTTGGCCGAGCGGCCACCCCTGCTCGACCAAAGGGACAAACCCGCCGAACGCCCACCCCGCTCGACccactaacagacaaaaggaggatcaactGATATCCTCGTGGGGACTTGTGCCATCGACAGACGACATGGTGGGCGGCATGGacaggcagaggatcgtacgacgaaaACTTCCACTGTCATATCAAAGATATGCATGGGTCATTAAGGTATGATTTTCTGACACGTTTTTtcaaggtatgctttgagaagcgtacGCGCCTCGAGAAGCGTGCATGCGCTCCCCGAGAGTCATATATAAAGATCCTCAaatttcgacggaggtatgcataatctctactgTAACTACAGTTACCCTGCCATTTTACTTCCTTATTTCTTCTACATCGTCGGTggttgacttgaacgtcggagggctaTCGCCGGAgaacccttccctggctcggcactgacgttgctgTGGTTGCAGATTTCACTGACGAGAACTCCACCAACGGTCAACAAGAGCGCtacgtccccagcatccatcgtctcgactttcggacaggatcaaatttggcaccgtatGTGGGAACGTACTTGCATCCGAGTCGAGAAGATGGAGGGCACTGGACGACttcacaccgtgacgctcactcaagaggagctcgacacacTAATACAAGCGCGAGTGGcaaagatagtcgagcaacaaTAGCAAAAGGCACTAGCGGACCGACTAGCGCACTAAGCAACGTCGACCTCTGGAGGCTGAGCGGCTCACGACGATCGACCGGAGCAGTATTCTATTTGGGGACAAAATAGACTGCCGACCGGCACGCATGGAGAAGCTCCACCCGTGCCTATTCCATTCCACCGGGCTTTGTTTCAGACGCCCTCAGAAATCGCACAAGCGAATCAAGAGCGGAGGTCCTCTTTAGATGAAGCGCCTGTGCGGGACGCAAGGAAAGGCAAGGCGCCCTGAACCGACgcgtctcccgagcggatcaaccgccagtTCTCTGAAGCAATACTTCAAGACCCATTGCGAAGGCACTACGCTCCATTGGCAATCGGAGAATACAACGGATCGACTGATCCAGATGATCATTTAAGAAAGTTCAACAACGCTGCTACACTTCACCAATACACATATgaggtgaagtgccgagtcttccttaccacgctctcCGGCTCGGCCTAGCGATGGTTCAGGAGACTGCCGGATGGATTAATACAAAGTTTCAAGGATTTTCGAACGACCTTCCtacatcattttgcaagcagcaagCGCTACCAGAAGACGACCGTCAGCTTATTTTCTTTGAAGCAAGGGTCGAGAGAAACCCTCCGAGCGTACATACAACGCTTCAATCAGGTAgcaatggatatcccctcggtctcatctgagaccatgatgaatgccttcacacagggGCTCGCCGAGAGAGATTTCTTCCAATCGCTCTCAGGAAGCCGccccgcgactacgaccacatgctcaagaaggccaacgagtacataaATGTAGAGGAGGCCTAGATGGCGAGAAGGAAGGAAGCACCATCCGAACCCTAAGCGATCGAAGGTCACCACGAGCCCACTCCACTAACCGCCAAAGGGCGGCGTATAGTTGGCCGCCAGAGACGAGGGCAAATGTCATAACATGTGGCTTCCAATGATCGAGCGCcaaaaggcaaggtatggacgcttATGTTTTGTTCCTTCTACTACCAAAATACTCGTGACTATCGCGGTTATTACATCGATAGCCCGCCGGCCGCTAAGAGGCTATCACGCCGATCCGCCCATCCACCGATAGCATGCACCAATCTGCCGAATGTGAGAGGACACAAGAAGATTCAGCCGGCACCATCGCCATCCCGAAGGAAAGTGTCGATCTTCTCCCTGCCTCGCGAGTGAAAAGCCATTCGGAGAGGAGGAGATAAGCATCATCACTCGGTCGACCGACCATCGAGACTCTTACCGACGAAATCAAACGCTGACGGAAATAGGTCAGGCTGTAGAGGACGAGCGATCGAAATCGAATCGCCCGAGGAGCCTCGATGGAAGCCCCATAATAACgcctcatcatccgagcgataATCTCCAACTATACACCACCAGATTTTTGTCGACACAAGGAGCTggtgaatataattttcaagaaggcTGATCAGTCCATCATCGATCGAGGCTAGCTTGATGACAATTCCCACTATACGGGTTCACCGACGACGGTTCTCGCCGACCGGCCAATCAAGTCGGATCGCGAAGCCACTCGGAatggaccacaaacttcattgtggtgcaTGCATCTCCTACAACGCCATTCCACACCACCGACCCAACGACCGATACTCAACGCATTCGTACCGTAAGATCAAGGTTAGGACCGTAGGAGAggtttgttagaatgtatactaaaagcctagcttttggtataaacatttatcaagaaataatcACATTAGAATTACATTAGTAGTTCAATTAATTTTatgataacatagtgtgtgagtcacagaagatcatgttatcgattatAAATAATATAGTAGTGTGCTCACACacgatggaaatgaacaaaccattggaaggtcgtaattAGTGtattatcttaactatataattacattagtacacttagagtgtattgagtaggaccattagaagtcGTTTCCTTTAtaatgactttataaaggaacaaactgttattatggaagtgttttaatcctaatataataacaagcacatatttgatattcatttatttaatttatcaatgggtgagatttagttcgataaatcaataagcccgataagttggaaatgatgttacttatagtgtgacttattgattatagaaggaaagtgtcctagtaatctaggttgataatgtcccccaagagctcataaagattgtcatgttaaacccgcaagtggacttagtccgacatgacgataaggttgagtggtactactctttgggactaagatattaattaaattagttgtcagagaactcacttaattagtggatattcgacatcttaaacataggagactaacacactcataataagaaggagcccaaaatataatttgggattgagttcactaataattctttagtggtatgaattattattgatgaagtagttgtgtgttcggccaacacgggaagcttaatttcatcgggagaccaaaacaaattcctcctctcggtccctatcgtagcctcttgtatataagatttacaccatatacccaccttctcaCTCCATTTTTGTGTTAGGTTAGTCGAACCCAAGCTGCCCAGACCCAAAAGTCAAGAGTTGGTGTCgtccaaagcttgggtcccaagcttaggtggagccactagaaaataaaaggaatttttattaaaattatttcttatgtggatatcatggttttaaagagagtttaaaatttaaatcttccttttatagcttctacaaagattaagaaagatttgaaatctttccttatttgtagattgaaagaagattttaattttgagaaaactttcctttttaaccatgttcatgtttaaaagagagtttaaaattaaatattctcttttattagtttctacaaattaagaaaagatttgatatctttctttagattgaaagagattttaatttttagagataacttttttattatccacatgttttaaagaaagattttaatttacaaaatttccttttactaaccatgaaggattaaaattattggagaatttttataaatttcggagataaattaggaagttttaattaattaaaactcttcttGTTATAAGGGTTTAATTACCATTATTattaagagaaaaattattttaattaattttttttttcatggcaaagaaattaaggaagtttttatttaaaatttccttatttgccaagaccaaggaatataaaagagggggtagaggtgccttcatggctaacgactctattctattcttcctctcttttcctccttggtggccggccctagcttctccctcttctcttcttcttgtggccgacggcaacccctcttggagctcttgatggtggctggttctagctaggagaagaaggagagaaaggaggttttgtttcatgcatcccttggagcttggtggtggtgaccagacctctacttctcttggagaattgtggtggccgaaacctagaaggaagaagaaggtgcttggtggttctcatctcgaaagatcgttgcccacacaacgtccgaggttagaagaggaatacggtagaagatcaagaggttatttgcttacgaagaaaggtataactagtaattgttttccgcatcatactagttttctttgtatagttatttttggaaataccaaacacaagaggcatatgattctagagttttcggatttatttcgattttgtatttcttttgttttatttttcgaatttttgattcgattgttctttttggttaacctagagttatttaaggaaataaatattagctttccttaaaagactttgcctaggcagtggtggttgctcccatatccaagaaggtcatgtgcctcgctatgcagtcctggaagccgattttggaaattaatatttatggaattaataacttaggtagatttgaatcaatagtgttaagtttcgcttgcgattcaaatctaaaccattaagaacagataagttaaatttggaatcaatgatgttaagttccgtccgtgattcctaatttaacttctaaagaacacaataggttatttaaggaaaggttcgacacttgtacaaaaaatttttgtacagtgaaaccggtacgtttccctaggactaaccaacaattggtatcagagctagggtttgcctctgtgtgtttggttttcaaattaggttatgcacatgtcatacataatttaggcaggataatagtagatgttgtgtgtgattggacccttggacatgtcaagggcattattttgtgtgtgcatgattatatgtaactaatacagcaggagctgtattagccctaggattttagaattttattttcgatctagattacatgtacattccctcgtggaatataggatcgatatatgtaaaattatatttttgttgcggatcggattcttgcgaggcgtggtacttttggagcaccataggcgcagcggaataagaagcaagatggatgcgacaactcgacccgatggcggtggctaaagatggcagcagctagggttggagcacatagaggacagtaacaggaaaaggccataatagttggaaaataatttccatatttattgtttttatttactgtgatgtgtgtgtatgcatatgatgtatgctaggatagtttaaaattcctcattttaaataactaagcgggagagggatttattttaataaattccatggtctccattactggtttgtaagtgatgcaaacaaacttgcgcgttggctctgagtgccttcctccatatcggatgaatttgtttgcggatcactagatcaaacttccatttaggatgactataggaaattaattaagagcataTGATCTTCCCcgtcggaaggggcacaatctttttaatggacttagtgtcaagtaatggtatacacttaggcacgtctaatagtatcctccccatcggagtcactgctattatttgtgtgacgaaaggaaaaccaactattaatttgtcaaaaagataagttgacaagataataaaattaaaaccccctcttacaaatgtcgagtttttatatacgtccacactatcgtggcatacaaaattcacgatgtatgaggtaattttacttgtcaggatgacaaggaaataaaattaatgggaaaaacccctcttacaaatgtttggttttgtatacgtccacactatcgtggcatacaaaattcacggtatttgaggtaattttatttgtcataaagattcattgacaagataattaatgggtaaaaccctccttttacaaatgttcaattttgtatacgtccacactatcattgcatgcaaaattctcggtgtttgaggtgttggtgaatttaaataatattgtttaaggaatcaatgttattttaaattcaaagttttgaccaaaatatttgatcaaagatataccaactattaattttatttgtcatgaagttagaatgatgagataataaaattaatagacaaaatctctttttgtatacgtccacactatcgtggcatacaaaattcacgagatTTTAAAgcgttggtcttgaccaaatatttttgtgattcttaggttttcaaatgttagttaatcccttagctgttatactatagaatagacttagtagtcccaattgtaatgattggaaaacttggacattaaggtagactgtcctctcagaactgagaacaataatggtgtattttatttgttgaaacatatttagtggtgttatctaccggtacctggtgtgtagatacaggaaccactgattatgtctgcaattcattgcaggggttccaggaaatccgacaactatataaatcaccgtccacatgggcactgctgtaaaaagtagcagctgttgcagtgagagatgtttatcctttgataggaataaaatatggattttcagaaattgtctttacatactaagtttagaaagaatctgatttcggtttctaagatattaaagaatagatattctgtctattttgataacaaacttgttatcaagaaaaatagggaagttatctgttctgatatgttgattgacaatttataatccaataactcccacgatgcaataaatggaaattataacacatcttctaactttaatatgagaaagcaaccttcggaaatgaaccaatcatatttttggcatctaaggctaggttatattaacttgagtaggattcaaaggataataaccaatgaactcttgggttcattggtagtggaaatctttccaacccgcgagtcttatttggaaggaaaaataaccaagaagcttttaagtctagggggtatggagccaaagatatgttgaaattggttcattctaatttgtgtagacctttgactatccaggcaagaggttgtttcgaatatttcgtctcttttatagacgactatttgagataaggatacatttacttgacacaccgtaagtctaagtgctttgattagttcaaagagtactaggctgatgtggagtaatgtcaaggtaaaagtatcaagacactacggttagatCATAGTGGTGagaacctcttaggagagtttaggagtcacttatcagaagacgggactcaatcccaactaactgcacctggtacaccccaacagaatggtgtagaaaaaaaaaaggtataggactcttatagaaatgagtagattgatgatgagttattcagaaaattaccaaattcattttaaggatatactctggaaacgaaagtaaacatagtaccttccaaagtcagaactctctactcatatataATTGCTAAATAGACGTAAGCCTAttttaaagcatattcggattcgggtagtccagcacatatgctgaagagagacaatgataagttgaacaagagttcacttgtttgtgggttatcctagataaatgaaagtaggtttatagtcttaaaaatcagaaggtcattgttagcatcaatgatcgatttttagaagaggactatataatgaaccacaagcccataagtaaatttgttcttaagaaaataataaaggacacgtctaatctagtaccaactgtacaagatgaaatatcacaagaaactgcaacacgtatcacaaatgatacacaattatagacagtgccttgtcttagtgggagggttgtcaagcaacctaaaagattcatgttttaggaaagtctttggacttgattcctGGTCAACATGAACccaatccccagacatatgacgaagcactccaagataaagatgcaacatcttggcaaagagcgatgaatatagaaatagaatttagtattctaataaattttgggagcttatagaatcaccaaatggtgtaaaagccattgggtgaaaataagtctacaatagaaaaaagggatagatgggaaagtgaaaactttcaaagcaaggcttgttgaaaaagggaaaccttttatcggtagtcatgcttaagtctatctggattcatttatctatttggcaagtggatgtcaagatagcattccttaatggaagtcttgaagaaagcatccatataaagcaaccagaagggttcattgcaaagggcaaagagcatcttgtgtgcaagctcaatcagtctatagactgaagcaaagcttcaaagtcttggaacatccggtttatcaaagtaatccaaacctatggatttatttagtaaccagataagtcttgtgtatacaaaaagtgtgatggaaacgtagtggtatttcttgtactatacgtagataacatttttggtagttggaaacaatatcaaagtgttttcagaagtaaggg is drawn from Zingiber officinale cultivar Zhangliang chromosome 1B, Zo_v1.1, whole genome shotgun sequence and contains these coding sequences:
- the LOC122038498 gene encoding classical arabinogalactan protein 5-like, which produces MPHCFRAVYGMLLFASVGCLLFLLFQASQAMDFPELPAFPAPAPTSGADFVVSPTSRTPPASGPAPAPRVDSRPLEPKEKSAPASLIPFISSSPAVPLPVGETDTATILTFPTQGSDNRAVGASSSCDAVRVSSLLIVLASALLSTRAVSFL